The genome window ACCTACTACTGAAGCCTTACCGATACCTTGACCACGGGCTAGTAAATCTCCGATGATGTGTACCTTCATTAAGTTAGTAGTACCTGCTTCACCTACTGGTACACCCGCTGTAATAACAACTGCATCACCGTGTGTTACAAAGCCATGCTTTAAGCTTTCATCAACAGCTAGCTCTAAAATTTCATCTGTTGTCGTTACACGTTGACATACAACTGGGTATACACCCCAAACTAATGTTAATGTGTTAGCTGTATTGGCAGAGCCTGTTACAGCGACAATTGGTACACCTGGGCGATATTTTGCAATCATTCTAGCTGTGTTACCACTTTCTGTTGGTGCTAGTACTGCTTTCACGCCTAAGTTAATCGAAGTGTAAGCTACTGCCTGAGAAATTGCCTCAGTCATATTTGCCTCTTTTTCACGACTACGTGTAGAGACAACCGCCTTATAATCTAATGAATTTTCTGTACGCTGTGCGATTTTATTCATTGTTTGTACAGACTCTACTGGATAAAGTCCCGCTGCAGTTTCACCAGACAGCATAATCGCATCTGTACCATCGATAATTGCGTTTGCTACGTCACTTGCCTCTGCTCGCGTTGGACGTGGATTACGCTGCATCGAATCTAACATTTGTGTAGCTGTAATAACTGGTTTACCTACTTGATTACATTTTAAAATTAATTTCTTTTGTACAAGTGGTACTTCTTCTGCCGGAATTTCTACACCAAGGTCACCGCGTGCTACCATTAATCCATCTGAAACTAAGATGATTTCATCGATATTATCGACACCCTCTTGGTTCTCGATTTTCGGGATAATTTGAATATGGCTACCACCATTTTGTTCAAGCAATTCTCGAATCTCTAGTACATCCTTTGCTCGACGAACGAATGAGGCTGCAATAAAATCAACGCCTTGCTTAATACCGAATAGAATGTCTTGGGCATCTTTTTCTGTAATTCCTGGAAGCTGTACAGAAACACCTGGCACGTTAACACCCTTTTTATTTTTTAAGACACCTGCATTTTCAACTATCGTATGAATAAGACCTTTTTCCATATCAGTTGCTAATACACGTAATTGAATAAGACCATCATCTAATAAAATAATTGAGTTTTGCTCAACGTCCTCGATTAAGTGATCATATGTGACAGAAAAGCTTGTCTCTGTTCCTTCGACTTCGGTCATTGAGATATCAATCACTTGCCCTGCCGCTAAATGTAATTCCCCATTTTTCATATTATGTGTACGAATTTCAGGGCCTTTTGTGTCGAGTAAAATACCAACTGGCTTGCTTAATTTCTGTGCTACTTCGCGAATTAAATTAATACGTCCTTCATGCTCTTCATGAGAACCATGTGAAAAATTTAAGCGGGCAACATTCATACCTGCTTCAATTAGTTTCTCTAAAGTTTCTGGTGACTCACTTGCTGGACCAATTGTACATACGATTTTTGTTTTTCTCATTTTCTGCCCACTCCGTTTTATGCCAAATTATATTGATAGTTCTTTCATTAAAGTATATAAACTTACATCTGACTCATGATTTTTTTCGAAAGCCTCAGGCATATCATAGTCTATAACCTGATGATTGCGGATACCAACCGCCCTGCCAGACTTTCCTTCCATTAGTAATTCAACTGCATGAGCACCAAATTGACTTGCCAGAACACGATCACGTGCAGTAGGTGAGCCGCCACGCTGGATATGTCCAAGAACAGAAACACGCGTCTCTTTTCCTGTTTTTTCTTTTAATATTTTTGCCAAATCACTACCAGACATGACACCTTCAGCGACTATAATAATGCTATGCTTTTTCCCACGCGCTGCACCACGGTCTAAGCGTGCCACAATGTCATCCAAATTATAATCTTCTTCTGGAATTAAAACTGTTTCAGCACCAGCTGCAAGACCTGCCCATAATGCAATATCTCCTGCATCTCGCCCCATTACCTCAACGATAAAGGAATTTTCATGGGAAGTTGCTGTATCGCGGATTTTATCAATGGATTCCACAACCGTATTTAGTGCAGTATCGAATCCTATAGTATACTCGGTTCCTGGTACGTCATTATCGATTGTGCCTGGTACGCCAACAACAGGAAAGCCTTTCTTCACTAAATCCATCGCACCGCGGTAGGAACCATCGCCACCAATAACGACGAGTCCTTCAATGCCAGCTTCATGCATATTGTCAATGCCTCGCTGCTGAACAGCGTCTTCTTTAAATTCAGGACATCTTGCAGAATTTAAATGTGTACCACCACGTTGAATAATGCCACCTACTGAACCTAAATCAAGATTTTCCATACTTCCATTTATTAAGCCATCATAGCCGTGCTTAATTCCGACAACATCAATTCCATGATATGCTGCCTTACGAACGACTGCACGAATAGCTGCATTCATTCCTGGCGCATCTCCACCACTTGTTAATACCGCAATTTTTTTCATTGTCGAACCTCCTGCAGATACTATTATTATTCACATTAACATGAAAAAACAAACTATGTAAGGGCTCTGAGGCTACAAAAACATAACTTTTACATAAAAAATAAAAAGAATGCGCTTTCACACACTCTTTCCATACAAAAACATCCGAAATCTAACATTTTTTCAAGAAGTCTGGCGTTATTTTTGCGCTGTTTTCTTCTTCCGTTATTAGAGCTTTTTATCAATCTAAGACACAAATTAGCTTCCTCATCATAGTTTATTGTTAATTTCCGTTCCGCCTGTACGCTTTTCATGGGCATCCGATGAGCGTTTAGAGAAACAAATGGTTTCTGTGCGAAAGCGTAGTGCTAACGTAGCGACAGCAACAAATGGTTTCCGGGCGAAAGCGTAGTGCTAACGTAGCGACAGCAACAAATGGTTTCTGTGCGAAAGCGTAGTGCTAACGTAGCGACAGCA of Lysinibacillus agricola contains these proteins:
- the pyk gene encoding pyruvate kinase; this translates as MRKTKIVCTIGPASESPETLEKLIEAGMNVARLNFSHGSHEEHEGRINLIREVAQKLSKPVGILLDTKGPEIRTHNMKNGELHLAAGQVIDISMTEVEGTETSFSVTYDHLIEDVEQNSIILLDDGLIQLRVLATDMEKGLIHTIVENAGVLKNKKGVNVPGVSVQLPGITEKDAQDILFGIKQGVDFIAASFVRRAKDVLEIRELLEQNGGSHIQIIPKIENQEGVDNIDEIILVSDGLMVARGDLGVEIPAEEVPLVQKKLILKCNQVGKPVITATQMLDSMQRNPRPTRAEASDVANAIIDGTDAIMLSGETAAGLYPVESVQTMNKIAQRTENSLDYKAVVSTRSREKEANMTEAISQAVAYTSINLGVKAVLAPTESGNTARMIAKYRPGVPIVAVTGSANTANTLTLVWGVYPVVCQRVTTTDEILELAVDESLKHGFVTHGDAVVITAGVPVGEAGTTNLMKVHIIGDLLARGQGIGKASVVGKTVVAKNAAEALAYDTDGCILVTVGSDRDMMPAIENCIGLITEEGGLTSHAAVVGLSLGIPVIVGVKEATTLIRHDQEITMDAETGVIYKGHASVL
- the pfkA gene encoding 6-phosphofructokinase; amino-acid sequence: MKKIAVLTSGGDAPGMNAAIRAVVRKAAYHGIDVVGIKHGYDGLINGSMENLDLGSVGGIIQRGGTHLNSARCPEFKEDAVQQRGIDNMHEAGIEGLVVIGGDGSYRGAMDLVKKGFPVVGVPGTIDNDVPGTEYTIGFDTALNTVVESIDKIRDTATSHENSFIVEVMGRDAGDIALWAGLAAGAETVLIPEEDYNLDDIVARLDRGAARGKKHSIIIVAEGVMSGSDLAKILKEKTGKETRVSVLGHIQRGGSPTARDRVLASQFGAHAVELLMEGKSGRAVGIRNHQVIDYDMPEAFEKNHESDVSLYTLMKELSI